From the genome of bacterium, one region includes:
- a CDS encoding FAD-dependent oxidoreductase — protein MHHIIIGDGPAGEKAAEIIRREQPNDAITLITEEPYPFYLRPGLMNYLAGEFNDHPFCVKEIARYRERNIDLRLNTRVTRINPESQEVSVVSSHDARAEQQLHYDRLLIAAGASYFIPPQLIPVQQYLQMVYTLDDANRLLAASKTAKSAIVMGGSLLGVELVRALYQLGLQVIYLTRKETFWPRTLFHTQAEQVAALLRQHGIELIFGEDIRELLIQSDKVIGIITTKRRELPCDLVGIATDLVPNVGFLKNSGLKIFRGVVVDPHMRTNIPNVYAAGDIAQVYYTKTRMHQVHYSWINATEEGEIAGWNMAGISRTIREEYANDEFEMYGMNIFSRWTHAKQ, from the coding sequence ATGCATCATATTATCATTGGTGATGGTCCCGCTGGCGAAAAAGCAGCTGAAATTATTCGGCGAGAACAACCGAATGATGCGATTACCCTTATTACAGAGGAACCGTATCCATTCTATTTACGACCTGGGTTAATGAATTATCTCGCTGGCGAATTTAACGACCATCCGTTTTGTGTGAAAGAGATAGCAAGGTATCGAGAACGGAATATTGACCTACGCCTGAATACTCGTGTAACCAGAATTAATCCCGAGTCACAGGAAGTCAGCGTGGTGAGTAGTCACGATGCGAGAGCGGAACAACAGTTGCATTATGACCGACTGCTTATTGCCGCTGGTGCAAGTTATTTTATCCCACCGCAATTGATACCGGTTCAACAGTATCTGCAGATGGTATATACGTTAGATGATGCGAATCGGTTACTTGCAGCGAGTAAAACTGCGAAGTCTGCAATTGTTATGGGCGGGAGTCTATTGGGAGTAGAATTAGTTCGTGCGTTATATCAGCTTGGTCTACAAGTAATCTATCTGACGCGAAAAGAAACATTCTGGCCAAGGACTCTGTTTCATACGCAAGCAGAACAGGTTGCGGCACTCCTTCGCCAGCATGGAATCGAACTTATCTTTGGAGAAGATATCCGCGAATTACTTATTCAATCAGATAAAGTTATCGGAATAATCACTACAAAACGGCGGGAATTACCCTGCGATTTAGTTGGTATAGCTACTGATTTAGTTCCGAACGTTGGTTTCTTAAAAAATAGCGGGCTGAAGATATTTCGGGGTGTTGTGGTTGACCCGCACATGCGCACGAATATTCCCAACGTTTATGCAGCCGGTGATATTGCGCAAGTGTACTATACAAAAACACGGATGCATCAGGTGCATTATAGTTGGATAAACGCTACTGAAGAAGGCGAAATTGCCGGGTGGAACATGGCAGGAATCTCGAGAACCATTCGTGAAGAATATGCTAATGATGAATTCGAAATGTATGGGATGAACATTTTTTCTCGGTGGACCCATGCGAAACAATAA
- a CDS encoding NCS2 family permease, with product MYHLLDRIFKLQENQTDIRTELRGGLVTFLTMSYIIFVQPAVLSQAGMDFNAVLAATCISSAIAIFFMGLVANYPIALAPGMGENFFFAFTVVLGMGVSWQVALGAVFISGVIFILLSAFRIREMVIESVPQSLQYAIATAIGIFIAFIGLQQAGIIVGSPGSLVQLGNIKSPPVILAIVGLIIISILLIRNVKGAILWGILATALIGLPFGLVKFYGVVSSPPSLAPTFLKMDIFGAWDLGLVTVILIFLYMDLFDTVGTVIGVGAQAGYLKNGKLPRAGRVLMSDAIGTVVGASLGTSTVTSYIESTAGIAAGARTGLANMVTGLLFLLSLFFVPIVQMVGGGYQIAEGKFLYPVTAPVLILVGCMMAKSILKINWDDWSEAIPAFLTIIGMPLTYNIAHGLAFGFISYPILKLLSGKGKEVNWLMYVLGAIFILRYALVKT from the coding sequence ATGTATCATCTCCTCGACCGAATTTTTAAATTGCAGGAGAATCAAACGGATATCAGAACTGAACTTCGTGGCGGGTTAGTAACCTTTTTAACTATGAGTTATATTATTTTCGTGCAACCGGCAGTATTATCGCAAGCGGGGATGGATTTCAATGCGGTGCTCGCTGCGACCTGTATTTCCAGCGCAATCGCGATATTTTTTATGGGCTTGGTAGCGAATTATCCAATCGCATTAGCGCCGGGGATGGGTGAAAATTTTTTCTTTGCATTCACCGTCGTGTTAGGGATGGGAGTTTCATGGCAGGTAGCGCTCGGTGCGGTGTTTATTTCCGGAGTGATTTTTATTCTCCTATCCGCATTTCGAATTCGGGAAATGGTTATCGAATCGGTTCCGCAATCGTTACAATATGCGATTGCTACAGCAATCGGCATTTTCATTGCGTTTATCGGATTGCAACAAGCGGGTATCATTGTCGGGAGCCCTGGGAGTTTAGTTCAGTTAGGTAACATCAAATCGCCGCCGGTGATTCTCGCAATAGTCGGGTTAATTATCATCTCAATTCTGCTGATTCGAAATGTTAAAGGCGCTATTCTCTGGGGAATATTAGCGACTGCGCTTATTGGGCTACCGTTCGGGTTAGTTAAATTTTATGGAGTTGTTAGTTCGCCGCCATCGTTAGCGCCGACATTCTTAAAAATGGATATATTTGGAGCATGGGATTTAGGGTTGGTAACCGTTATTCTCATCTTTTTATATATGGATTTATTTGATACTGTCGGAACCGTTATCGGAGTCGGCGCACAAGCTGGATATCTCAAAAACGGGAAGTTACCCCGTGCAGGACGAGTGCTCATGTCAGATGCGATTGGAACCGTGGTCGGTGCATCGCTCGGAACTTCTACAGTCACCAGTTATATTGAAAGTACTGCCGGAATCGCGGCTGGCGCTCGAACTGGATTAGCAAATATGGTAACCGGATTACTATTTCTGCTCTCGCTCTTTTTCGTTCCGATAGTTCAGATGGTTGGTGGGGGATACCAGATTGCCGAAGGGAAATTTTTGTATCCGGTAACCGCGCCGGTGCTGATTCTGGTTGGGTGTATGATGGCGAAAAGTATCCTGAAAATCAACTGGGATGACTGGAGTGAAGCGATCCCAGCGTTTTTAACCATTATTGGGATGCCGTTAACCTATAACATTGCGCATGGACTTGCGTTCGGATTTATTTCATATCCGATTCTGAAACTACTTAGCGGGAAAGGGAAAGAAGTCAACTGGCTGATGTATGTTTTAGGAGCGATATTTATCCTGCGGTATGCTTTGGTTAAGACATAA
- a CDS encoding class IV adenylate cyclase: MLTNIEIKAKCSNHDKIREILNNHRAILIGIDHQIDTYFKVANGRLKLREGTIENYLIYYKREDIAEPKKSDVILYATQPGTALKEILTKVLGILVVVDKQREIYFIDNVKFHIDTVKDLGTFIEIEAIDTDGKIGIDTLRKQCDHYLTLFDIRKQDLVSTSYSDLLLQTI, from the coding sequence ATGTTAACCAATATTGAAATAAAAGCGAAATGTTCTAATCACGATAAGATTAGAGAAATACTAAACAATCATCGAGCGATTCTTATAGGAATAGACCATCAAATTGATACTTATTTCAAAGTTGCTAACGGCAGATTAAAATTGCGGGAGGGAACTATCGAGAACTATCTGATTTATTATAAACGCGAGGATATCGCCGAACCGAAAAAAAGCGACGTTATTCTCTATGCAACGCAGCCGGGAACAGCGCTGAAAGAAATATTAACGAAAGTGTTGGGTATCCTCGTTGTGGTTGATAAACAGCGGGAGATATATTTCATTGATAATGTTAAATTCCATATAGATACCGTTAAAGATTTAGGAACATTTATTGAAATAGAAGCAATTGATACCGACGGGAAAATTGGGATTGATACATTAAGGAAGCAATGCGACCATTATTTAACCTTGTTTGATATCCGAAAACAGGATTTAGTGTCTACTTCATATAGTGACCTTTTATTGCAAACCATCTAA
- a CDS encoding FAD-binding protein, whose protein sequence is MITENIKQELMKLVGKENYFDSPEDLYVYGYDSTPLLHYPPEAIVRPANTAEISALVKLANQYKFPIIPRGSGTNLSGGSIPVQGGIVMILNRLNRILEIDKENLTATVEPGVITTDLHTAVEKLGLFYPPDPGSMKVSTLGGNVAENAGGPRCFKYGVTKDYVLGLEIVLPDGEILNTGGKSVKDVAGYNLTQLFIGSEGTLGIVTKIIVKLIPLPQSRKTLLVYFKELVHAAQAVSKIVEAKVIPVTLEILDRLTIKCVEDYAKIGLPLDVDAILWIEVDGVPAAVEEDAKSVEQVVRECHAVEVKVAKSKEEADQLAMARRSALAALARTRPTTILEDATVPRSNLAAMVTEITNIAQKYQLQIATFGHAGDGNLHPTILTDERDTAEMERVHKAVEEIFTAALKLGGTISGEHGIGIAKAKFLPQQVGIPGINTMRKIKDVLDPNGILNPGKIFINH, encoded by the coding sequence ATGATTACGGAAAACATTAAACAAGAATTAATGAAACTAGTTGGTAAAGAGAATTATTTCGATTCGCCGGAAGACCTCTATGTTTATGGTTATGATTCAACGCCGCTACTGCATTATCCACCGGAAGCGATAGTTCGGCCAGCGAATACTGCAGAAATTTCTGCTCTCGTTAAGTTAGCTAACCAATATAAGTTCCCCATTATTCCCCGCGGTTCTGGAACGAATTTATCCGGGGGCTCGATTCCTGTTCAAGGTGGAATCGTAATGATACTAAACCGGTTGAATCGGATACTTGAAATTGATAAGGAAAACCTAACGGCTACGGTTGAACCGGGAGTGATTACAACCGATTTGCATACCGCGGTCGAAAAACTCGGGCTATTCTACCCGCCTGACCCAGGAAGTATGAAAGTAAGCACGCTCGGTGGGAATGTTGCAGAAAATGCTGGCGGTCCCCGTTGTTTCAAATATGGGGTAACGAAAGATTATGTTTTAGGGTTAGAGATCGTCTTACCGGACGGAGAAATACTGAATACTGGAGGGAAATCGGTTAAAGATGTTGCCGGATATAATTTAACCCAGTTATTCATCGGTTCTGAAGGAACGTTAGGGATCGTAACCAAAATCATTGTGAAACTTATTCCGTTACCGCAATCTCGGAAAACCTTATTAGTTTATTTCAAAGAACTGGTTCACGCGGCGCAAGCGGTTTCGAAAATCGTTGAAGCGAAAGTTATTCCGGTTACTCTCGAAATTTTAGACCGATTAACCATAAAATGCGTTGAAGATTACGCAAAAATCGGGTTACCGCTAGATGTCGATGCAATTCTCTGGATAGAAGTTGACGGGGTTCCCGCAGCAGTTGAAGAGGATGCGAAATCCGTCGAACAAGTTGTTCGAGAATGCCATGCGGTTGAAGTTAAAGTAGCGAAATCCAAAGAGGAAGCTGACCAGCTTGCTATGGCACGGCGAAGCGCGTTAGCTGCATTAGCCCGGACACGACCGACAACGATTCTTGAAGATGCAACAGTTCCACGCAGCAATCTTGCTGCAATGGTTACAGAAATAACCAATATCGCACAGAAGTATCAGCTCCAGATAGCGACGTTCGGGCATGCCGGCGATGGTAACCTACATCCGACGATTCTAACGGATGAACGGGATACTGCAGAAATGGAACGAGTCCATAAAGCGGTTGAAGAGATATTTACCGCGGCATTAAAACTCGGCGGAACAATTAGCGGTGAACATGGGATTGGAATTGCGAAAGCGAAATTTTTACCGCAGCAAGTCGGGATTCCGGGGATAAACACCATGCGGAAGATTAAAGATGTACTTGACCCGAACGGAATCCTTAATCCCGGAAAAATCTTTATCAATCATTAG
- a CDS encoding alpha-glucosidase/alpha-galactosidase — MKITFIGAGSLGFSRRLMIDILGFPEFQDATFALMDINPKRLDYTRRIAEKIIKQGNFSAKLQVTTNRREALQDADYVIIMILVGDIEVIRPDIEIPLKYGVDQCIGDTLGPGGVFRALRTIPVLIDICKDMEEVCPNAWLLNYTNPMAMLCWAMNDYTKIKNVGLCHSVQGTAWQLSNYLGVPTNEIDYWVAGINHQAWFLEFKWKGKDAYPLLREKINDPNIYNIETTRFEMFKHLGYFVTESSGHNSEYNAWFRKRPDLKEKYTPGGGWNGGTGFILQLYGTDRENYEVELEKIASSNDPVDLTQSHEYGAYIIHSLHTGVVRRINGNVKNTGLITNLPEGCCVEVPCYVDKQGIHPCYVGALPPQLAALNRSNIAVQEMAVKAAMTGDKDMAFWAVAYDPLTAAVCSLEEIRKMVDELFEAEKKWLPQFT, encoded by the coding sequence ATGAAAATAACGTTTATCGGTGCAGGAAGTTTAGGGTTTTCGCGCAGGTTGATGATTGATATCCTCGGATTCCCGGAATTCCAGGATGCAACTTTTGCCTTAATGGATATTAATCCGAAACGACTGGATTATACCCGACGGATAGCAGAAAAAATTATTAAACAAGGGAATTTCTCTGCGAAACTGCAGGTGACTACTAACCGTCGGGAAGCGTTGCAAGATGCAGATTATGTGATTATCATGATTTTAGTTGGTGATATTGAAGTTATCCGCCCGGATATTGAAATTCCATTGAAGTATGGAGTTGACCAGTGTATCGGCGATACTCTTGGCCCCGGCGGTGTATTCCGTGCGTTACGAACGATTCCGGTGCTAATTGATATCTGTAAAGATATGGAAGAAGTCTGTCCGAATGCGTGGCTATTGAATTATACCAACCCGATGGCGATGCTTTGCTGGGCGATGAATGATTATACGAAAATTAAAAATGTTGGGCTATGCCATAGCGTGCAAGGAACCGCTTGGCAATTATCGAATTATCTCGGCGTCCCAACGAATGAAATCGACTATTGGGTTGCCGGGATAAATCATCAAGCATGGTTCTTAGAATTTAAATGGAAAGGGAAGGATGCATATCCGTTACTTCGGGAGAAAATTAATGACCCGAACATATATAATATCGAAACAACCCGGTTTGAAATGTTCAAACATCTCGGCTATTTCGTTACCGAATCCAGCGGACATAACTCGGAGTATAACGCTTGGTTCCGCAAACGGCCGGATTTAAAAGAAAAATATACGCCTGGTGGTGGGTGGAACGGCGGCACCGGATTCATTCTCCAGCTGTATGGAACCGATCGTGAGAATTATGAAGTCGAACTCGAGAAAATCGCTTCGAGTAACGATCCGGTCGATTTAACTCAATCGCATGAATATGGCGCATATATCATCCATTCATTACATACGGGAGTCGTCCGACGGATTAACGGGAATGTTAAAAATACCGGGTTAATCACCAATTTACCGGAAGGGTGTTGCGTTGAAGTCCCGTGTTATGTTGATAAACAAGGGATTCATCCATGTTATGTTGGCGCGTTACCGCCGCAATTAGCGGCGTTGAATCGGAGCAATATTGCAGTCCAGGAAATGGCGGTTAAAGCAGCAATGACCGGCGATAAAGATATGGCATTCTGGGCGGTAGCGTATGACCCGTTAACCGCAGCGGTATGCTCGTTAGAAGAGATTCGAAAGATGGTAGATGAACTGTTCGAAGCTGAGAAAAAATGGCTTCCTCAATTTACATAA
- a CDS encoding M48 family metallopeptidase, translating into MLYDQISSNKFRSSLMVIGFIIFVMLVVYIFSQAMGYGTYVSLPLAVIIASISGFSSYYYSDKIVLAMSRARPASREEYLQLHNIVEGLCIAAGLPLPKIYVIDDTAPNAFATGRNPQHSVIAVTTGLLQKLNRTELEGVIAHELAHIKNYDILLQTLTVVMVGIVALLSDWFLRIMRFGSFSGRRSRIGRTTSRSGGNPAMVIFVILGIILALLSPLIAQLIRLAISRRREFLADATGALLTRYPPGLASALKKIAADTEPLEVANKATAHLYIVNPLKDFSGKINNLFSTHPPIEERIAALEKM; encoded by the coding sequence ATGCTCTACGACCAGATTAGTAGTAACAAGTTTCGCTCATCATTAATGGTAATCGGGTTCATTATTTTCGTTATGCTGGTAGTGTATATTTTCAGTCAGGCGATGGGATATGGAACGTATGTTTCGCTTCCGTTAGCGGTGATTATTGCGAGTATCTCCGGTTTCAGTAGTTATTATTATAGTGATAAAATCGTGCTGGCGATGAGTCGTGCTCGACCAGCATCACGTGAAGAATATCTGCAACTGCATAATATTGTTGAAGGGCTCTGTATCGCTGCGGGGCTACCGCTCCCGAAAATATACGTTATCGATGATACTGCACCGAATGCATTTGCTACCGGTCGGAATCCACAGCATAGTGTTATTGCGGTGACTACCGGTCTATTACAGAAATTGAACCGAACTGAACTAGAAGGGGTTATTGCGCATGAATTAGCCCATATTAAGAATTATGATATCTTGTTACAAACATTAACCGTAGTTATGGTCGGGATCGTAGCATTGTTATCCGATTGGTTCTTGCGGATAATGCGGTTCGGCAGTTTCAGCGGACGAAGAAGCCGGATAGGTCGTACAACATCGCGTTCGGGTGGAAATCCCGCAATGGTAATTTTTGTTATTCTCGGGATTATTCTCGCATTGTTATCGCCGTTAATCGCGCAACTAATTCGACTAGCGATATCGCGTCGTCGTGAATTTCTCGCTGATGCGACCGGCGCATTATTAACTCGATACCCGCCAGGACTCGCGAGTGCATTAAAAAAAATCGCCGCGGATACTGAACCGTTAGAAGTAGCAAATAAAGCGACTGCCCATCTATATATCGTTAATCCACTGAAAGATTTCTCGGGGAAAATAAATAATCTTTTCAGCACCCACCCGCCGATTGAAGAACGGATTGCAGCGTTAGAAAAGATGTAG
- a CDS encoding LemA family protein, with protein MGIFLLLMLILLFLLVGFIILSYNRLVTLRNRIDNAWAQIDVQLRRRYDLIPNLVETVKGYAKHERETFEKVTEARAKMASATTVKEQADANNMITQALKSLFAVAEAYPELKANQNFLALQEELTGTEGKIAYARQFYNDNVMQFNTLQQTFPTNLIASLFGFKPREYFEIEEGTAREPVKVSFE; from the coding sequence ATGGGTATATTTCTTTTATTAATGCTCATCCTATTATTTCTATTAGTCGGGTTTATCATATTAAGTTATAATCGGCTAGTAACCTTGCGAAATCGAATTGATAACGCTTGGGCACAAATTGATGTTCAGCTTCGACGTCGGTATGATTTAATTCCGAATCTGGTCGAAACGGTTAAAGGATATGCGAAACATGAACGGGAAACCTTTGAAAAAGTTACGGAAGCGCGAGCGAAAATGGCTTCCGCTACAACCGTAAAAGAACAAGCGGACGCGAATAATATGATTACGCAAGCGTTAAAATCGTTATTTGCAGTCGCAGAAGCATATCCGGAATTGAAAGCGAACCAAAATTTTTTGGCGTTACAAGAAGAATTGACTGGAACGGAAGGGAAAATTGCATACGCGCGACAGTTCTATAACGACAACGTTATGCAGTTTAATACCTTACAGCAAACATTTCCTACCAATCTGATTGCGAGTTTATTCGGATTCAAACCGCGAGAGTATTTCGAAATTGAAGAAGGTACTGCCCGAGAACCGGTGAAAGTTAGTTTTGAATAA
- a CDS encoding (Fe-S)-binding protein: protein MNRSPKFAAPTYEQLLNCMRCGFCLPVCPVYRELGIETASPRGWLALSRAVADSKLPISRKFDRLMYHCLSCQACVAACPSGVLVDSTILDTRAILNQERKQPWFKAPLFHWLTVTSPRLEWAMVPYRVYDRIGLRSVIQKLGILRLISQQLDDLDHILPKLESRAIRRTLPKVMQAVGERKFRVGYFLNCANNLIFTGNVRASLTVLTENHCEVENILDAKCCGMPHRAYGELGIAKQIARHNLNIFKNLDVDAIITDCATCGSMLKEYETLFRGEPEAELAKQLDKKLVDISEFLSRIGIKEPPAVTPAVIQSANIHWLTTGATPSGKLRVTYHDPCHLGRAQKVTKSPRILLQSIPNVEFVELVESDWCCGGAGSYNLTKYDISMKILDRKMKNIGNTAANLVASGCPSCLMQLGLGVYRSKLNVQVIHPVQLLALAYQKQR, encoded by the coding sequence ATGAATCGTTCTCCAAAATTCGCTGCTCCTACCTACGAGCAGTTACTCAACTGTATGCGGTGTGGGTTCTGTCTGCCGGTATGTCCGGTATATCGCGAGCTCGGAATCGAAACCGCAAGTCCGCGGGGATGGTTAGCATTATCAAGAGCGGTTGCAGATAGTAAACTCCCTATTTCGAGAAAATTTGATCGTCTGATGTATCATTGTTTATCCTGCCAGGCATGCGTTGCTGCATGTCCTTCCGGCGTTTTAGTAGATTCAACAATTCTCGATACTCGCGCTATCCTTAATCAGGAACGAAAACAGCCGTGGTTTAAAGCGCCTCTATTCCATTGGCTGACGGTAACTTCTCCGCGACTTGAATGGGCGATGGTTCCCTATCGGGTTTATGACAGAATCGGGTTACGGAGTGTTATTCAGAAACTCGGGATATTACGGTTAATCTCGCAACAGTTAGATGATTTAGATCATATTTTACCGAAGTTAGAATCACGAGCGATACGAAGAACACTGCCTAAAGTTATGCAAGCAGTTGGTGAACGCAAATTTCGGGTTGGCTATTTCTTAAACTGTGCAAATAACCTGATTTTTACTGGTAATGTTCGTGCAAGTTTAACGGTATTAACAGAAAACCATTGCGAAGTAGAGAATATTCTCGATGCAAAATGCTGCGGAATGCCGCATCGGGCGTATGGCGAACTAGGTATTGCAAAGCAGATAGCGCGACATAATTTGAATATTTTTAAGAATTTGGATGTCGATGCGATTATCACCGACTGTGCGACTTGCGGATCGATGCTGAAAGAATATGAAACCTTATTCCGTGGTGAGCCAGAAGCGGAATTAGCGAAACAGCTCGATAAAAAACTGGTGGATATCTCCGAATTTCTTAGTCGAATCGGTATAAAAGAACCGCCAGCAGTAACGCCGGCTGTCATCCAGTCAGCCAATATTCACTGGTTAACAACAGGCGCTACGCCAAGCGGTAAACTTCGGGTGACCTATCACGATCCATGTCATCTCGGTCGAGCGCAGAAGGTAACTAAATCGCCGCGAATTCTTTTGCAGTCTATCCCAAACGTTGAATTCGTTGAATTGGTTGAATCCGATTGGTGTTGCGGAGGAGCGGGGTCGTATAATCTAACTAAATACGATATCTCGATGAAAATTCTCGACCGGAAAATGAAAAATATTGGAAATACTGCAGCGAACCTAGTCGCTTCCGGCTGTCCCTCATGTTTAATGCAGCTCGGACTAGGAGTATATCGGTCAAAGTTAAATGTCCAGGTTATCCATCCCGTTCAACTTCTAGCGTTAGCGTATCAGAAACAGCGTTAA
- the mnmE gene encoding tRNA uridine-5-carboxymethylaminomethyl(34) synthesis GTPase MnmE: MPTTFSDTIAAISTPLGESGIGIVRISGVNALAIVSQLFRDAHPQPLHLRPSHTVYHGRIFNPKTNTELDEVVITIFRAPHSYTTEDIVEISAHGSPLVLRQILNLVLSLGARLAEPGEFTKRAFLAGRIDLIQAEAVIDLIQSQTELAQRAALQQLEGRLSEQLRQISHALMDILTEIEAQIDFPEEDIPQGTYPQYLARIHTIQSQLTPLLNSARFGRKLREGVNVPLIGKPNVGKSSLLNAFLQEPRAIVTPHPGTTRDTIHETINLNGIPFEFIDTAGWRETDDVIEQEGVKRTRNALKQADIILVLFDNSQPLSTEDLYIIEQVKLTGLPMIAVINKIDLPNNLAQSELFRLLPDIPIVKISAVTGEGIPQLETMLQTLISAGEAVSSADAVWVTNIRHAELLRQSLDALTVVEQDLTQNQAPELIAAELRQAIAKLGEILGTNITADLLDRIFSRFCIGK, from the coding sequence ATGCCGACGACTTTCTCTGATACCATCGCTGCGATTTCTACTCCGCTGGGAGAAAGTGGTATCGGCATAGTCCGAATAAGCGGGGTTAATGCGTTAGCAATTGTTAGCCAGCTTTTCCGCGATGCTCATCCTCAACCGCTCCACCTCCGACCGAGCCATACCGTTTACCATGGACGTATCTTCAATCCAAAAACAAATACTGAACTTGATGAAGTGGTTATCACGATATTTCGCGCTCCGCATTCGTATACCACTGAAGATATTGTCGAAATCAGTGCCCATGGTAGTCCGCTGGTTCTCCGGCAGATTTTGAATCTGGTTCTATCACTCGGTGCACGATTAGCGGAACCCGGCGAGTTTACCAAACGCGCGTTTCTCGCCGGTCGAATCGATTTAATTCAAGCGGAAGCGGTGATTGACCTTATTCAGAGCCAGACGGAACTAGCGCAACGAGCTGCACTGCAGCAGTTAGAAGGCAGATTATCGGAACAACTGCGCCAAATATCCCATGCTTTGATGGATATTCTTACTGAGATAGAAGCGCAGATTGATTTTCCGGAAGAAGATATTCCGCAAGGAACTTATCCGCAGTATCTTGCTAGGATACATACGATACAATCGCAACTGACTCCATTACTCAATTCTGCACGATTCGGTCGGAAACTACGTGAAGGGGTTAACGTTCCGCTTATTGGCAAACCGAACGTCGGTAAATCATCGCTTTTAAATGCGTTTCTGCAAGAACCACGGGCAATTGTTACCCCGCATCCAGGAACAACCCGAGATACTATCCACGAAACGATAAATCTTAACGGGATACCATTTGAGTTTATTGATACGGCTGGATGGCGTGAAACTGATGATGTTATCGAACAGGAAGGGGTTAAACGGACTCGGAACGCACTGAAACAAGCAGATATTATTCTCGTCTTGTTCGACAATAGCCAACCGTTATCAACGGAAGACCTGTATATCATCGAACAGGTTAAATTAACTGGATTACCAATGATAGCTGTAATCAACAAAATTGACCTTCCGAATAACCTTGCGCAATCAGAATTGTTTCGGTTACTTCCAGACATTCCTATAGTCAAAATTTCAGCGGTAACCGGAGAGGGAATCCCTCAACTAGAAACTATGCTGCAAACATTAATCTCCGCCGGAGAAGCGGTATCGTCAGCGGATGCGGTTTGGGTCACCAACATCCGTCATGCAGAGTTACTGCGTCAATCGCTGGATGCGCTTACCGTAGTTGAACAAGATTTAACCCAGAATCAAGCCCCGGAACTTATCGCTGCTGAACTGCGGCAAGCGATTGCTAAACTCGGTGAAATCCTTGGGACAAATATCACCGCTGACCTGCTCGACCGCATCTTTTCCCGATTCTGTATCGGAAAATGA
- a CDS encoding class I SAM-dependent methyltransferase, which produces MNTSPSPQNQNEWINDVDDLPIPPFELINLVVGPSNPRDFVKLGKEIAFQSIVTALEKNKLSLTQFRAILDFGCGCGRITRHFKFLSNTKIYGTDYNPKLIQWCKENLPFAEFQVNQLAPPLNYPEDTFDFIFAGSVFTHFTEELQFAWLDELWRVLMPNGYLMITTHGEPYAKDWLTPELYAKFKSGKFIVIQAEDVGGNPCVAYHPEKYIRTALTRKFALTDYIPQGWDKQDIVLLQKRIWRLKYLTNEIAAGRLAQVLKYNFKHR; this is translated from the coding sequence ATGAATACTTCACCATCTCCGCAGAATCAGAATGAATGGATTAACGATGTCGATGATTTACCGATTCCGCCGTTTGAACTGATTAATCTCGTCGTCGGTCCATCGAATCCGCGCGATTTCGTTAAACTCGGGAAAGAAATCGCGTTTCAAAGCATTGTCACTGCGTTGGAAAAAAATAAGTTAAGCTTAACTCAGTTCCGTGCTATCCTTGATTTCGGCTGCGGTTGCGGTCGGATAACCCGGCATTTCAAATTCTTATCAAATACCAAAATCTATGGCACTGATTATAATCCTAAACTGATTCAATGGTGTAAAGAGAACCTACCATTTGCGGAATTTCAGGTTAACCAGCTTGCCCCGCCGCTGAATTATCCGGAGGATACGTTCGACTTCATTTTCGCTGGGTCGGTGTTCACGCATTTCACGGAAGAGCTTCAATTCGCGTGGCTAGATGAATTATGGCGTGTTCTAATGCCCAACGGTTATCTGATGATAACCACACACGGTGAACCCTATGCGAAAGATTGGTTAACTCCGGAGTTATATGCGAAATTTAAATCCGGAAAGTTTATTGTTATTCAAGCGGAAGATGTCGGCGGGAATCCTTGCGTTGCCTATCATCCGGAGAAATATATCCGAACCGCATTAACCCGGAAATTCGCGTTAACCGATTATATCCCGCAAGGATGGGATAAACAGGATATTGTTCTCTTGCAGAAACGGATTTGGCGTCTGAAGTATTTAACCAACGAAATCGCTGCCGGTAGACTGGCACAGGTACTGAAATATAATTTTAAACATCGTTAA